The sequence below is a genomic window from Desulfobacterales bacterium.
TTTTAAAATTTGAAGCGCACCAAAAGATACGTCTGAATATATGATTCGGTTTGTCCTTGTCATCACAGGAGAAATTCCGCTGCCTATTTCCAAAGCCAGTTTTATATCTTCTTTGTGAAGGCTTTTTTCAACAGCGCTTTTCCGAAGAAGATAATTATAAAGGTAATTCTTCAGCAGAATATATTTGTCTTCTTCAAAAAAATCTTGAAATCGATTGTTAGCGGATCGACTCATTTTTTTCCAGCTCGGGAAATAATTCCGATGACGTCATTTTCAGTTTTACCAGGCGGAACGTTAAACCGGTCAACAAGCAACCCATTCCATACTGGATGCTTCTCACCAAATTAATGGAAGAAGCTTCGGCAAAATATTTTGTCGGGCAGCTGACCTCGGCAATGGTGTGGCCGAACCAGATGACCTGGGCAAGCATTTGGTTGTCGAAAACGAAATCGTCTGAATTGCTTTCAATGGGCAATTTTTGTATCAGTTCCCTTGAAAAAGCCCGATATCCAGTGTGATATTCGGACAGCTTGGCGTCAAGCAATAAATTTTCGATCAGGGTCAGAATTCGATTGGCAATATATTTCCAGACCGGCATACCGCCTTTGATGGCATACCCCCCAAGAATTCTGGAACCCAGGACGCAATGGTACAGTTTGTTACCGATCAGCGACGCCATAGCCGGTATTAATTTGGGAGTATACTGATAGTCCGGATGCACCATGATAATAATGTCGGCGCCTGCTTCCAG
It includes:
- a CDS encoding glycosyltransferase family 2 protein yields the protein MYRDQKVIVVMPAYNAAQTLQKTYDEVMAQEIVDLVIVVDDGSSDETVLIAKTLPNTIVYIHKKNCGYGANQKSCYKMALEAGADIIIMVHPDYQYTPKLIPAMASLIGNKLYHCVLGSRILGGYAIKGGMPVWKYIANRILTLIENLLLDAKLSEYHTGYRAFSRELIQKLPIESNSDDFVFDNQMLAQVIWFGHTIAEVSCPTKYFAEASSINLVRSIQYGMGCLLTGLTFRLVKLKMTSSELFPELEKNESIR